Proteins encoded in a region of the Puniceibacterium sp. IMCC21224 genome:
- a CDS encoding L-malyl-CoA/beta-methylmalyl-CoA lyase produces the protein MSFLIQPAPVARPNRCQLFGPGSRPAIFEKMAASAADVINLDLEDSVAPTDKDSARANVIAAIGDIDWGNKTLSVRINGLDTPWWYRDVVDLLEQASERIDQIMIPKVGCAADLYAVDALVTAVERAKGRQKKLAFEVIIESAAGISHVEEIAAATPRLQAMSLGAADFAASMGMATTGIGGTQENYYMAREGAKHWSDPWHWAQAAIVAACRTHGVLPVDGPFGDFSDDDGFRAQALRSATLGMVGKWAIHPKQVTLANEVFTPSEAAVTEAREILAAMEEAKARGEGATVYKGRLVDIASIKQAEVIVRQSEMIAG, from the coding sequence ATGTCATTCCTGATCCAACCCGCCCCCGTCGCCCGTCCAAACCGCTGCCAGCTGTTTGGCCCCGGATCCCGCCCTGCGATCTTTGAAAAGATGGCCGCGAGTGCCGCGGATGTCATTAATCTGGATCTTGAGGATTCGGTTGCCCCCACCGACAAGGACAGCGCGCGGGCCAACGTGATCGCCGCCATCGGCGACATTGATTGGGGAAACAAGACTCTGAGCGTCCGTATCAACGGGCTCGACACGCCCTGGTGGTATCGCGATGTGGTGGACCTGCTCGAACAAGCGTCAGAGCGGATTGATCAGATCATGATCCCCAAAGTCGGCTGCGCCGCCGACCTGTATGCTGTCGACGCGCTGGTGACGGCGGTCGAACGCGCCAAGGGACGGCAAAAAAAGCTGGCGTTCGAGGTCATCATCGAATCCGCAGCCGGGATCAGCCACGTGGAAGAGATCGCGGCAGCCACGCCCCGCCTTCAGGCGATGAGCCTTGGGGCCGCGGACTTTGCCGCCTCCATGGGGATGGCGACCACTGGCATCGGCGGCACCCAAGAGAATTATTATATGGCTCGTGAAGGCGCCAAGCACTGGTCCGATCCCTGGCACTGGGCGCAGGCCGCGATTGTCGCCGCCTGCCGTACCCACGGGGTGTTGCCGGTCGACGGGCCGTTCGGGGATTTTTCGGATGACGACGGGTTCCGCGCTCAGGCACTGCGCTCGGCGACGCTTGGCATGGTCGGGAAATGGGCGATCCACCCCAAACAAGTCACGCTGGCGAACGAGGTCTTTACCCCCTCCGAAGCCGCCGTCACCGAGGCGCGCGAGATCCTCGCCGCGATGGAGGAAGCCAAAGCGCGCGGCGAAGGTGCCACAGTCTACAAAGGTCGGTTGGTGGATATTGCGTCGATCAAGCAGGCCGAGGTGATTGTTCGTCAATCTGAAATGATCGCCGGTTAA
- a CDS encoding sarcosine oxidase subunit delta: MLLVHCPYCEETLPELEFAYAGEAHIARPVNPSDQTDDQWRDFLFMRSNVKGPHYERWRHIHGCGRFFNAVRDTVSDRFLTTYKAGAPRPDLSTLTGGDK, translated from the coding sequence ATGCTTTTGGTTCATTGCCCCTATTGCGAAGAAACCCTTCCCGAACTTGAATTCGCCTATGCCGGCGAAGCGCATATCGCGCGCCCGGTAAATCCGTCGGATCAGACCGACGATCAGTGGCGCGATTTCCTGTTCATGCGCTCAAACGTCAAAGGGCCGCATTATGAACGCTGGCGGCATATTCATGGCTGCGGGCGGTTCTTTAACGCGGTGCGGGACACTGTATCGGACCGCTTTTTGACCACGTACAAGGCGGGGGCGCCACGCCCTGACCTCTCAACCCTGACCGGAGGCGACAAATGA
- a CDS encoding Lrp/AsnC family transcriptional regulator produces MTDIDPTDDAILRVLRGEGRISNLALAEAIGLSPSACLRRVTALERAGVITGYRAVISRDKTGVGFVAYVTVGLSQHTKAAQQAFERAIARSPEVRECHNITGAVEYLLRIEAADLAAYKHFHTEVLGTLPQVNAITSYVVMGSPKDDRA; encoded by the coding sequence ATGACCGATATTGATCCCACTGACGATGCGATATTGCGTGTCTTGCGCGGTGAAGGTCGGATATCAAATCTTGCTCTGGCCGAGGCAATTGGCCTGTCACCCTCTGCCTGCCTGCGCCGGGTGACCGCGCTCGAGCGCGCCGGGGTGATTACCGGCTACCGCGCTGTCATCAGTCGCGACAAGACCGGAGTTGGTTTTGTCGCCTATGTCACCGTCGGACTGAGCCAGCACACCAAAGCGGCACAACAGGCATTCGAACGCGCCATCGCCCGCAGTCCCGAGGTGCGCGAATGCCACAATATCACCGGGGCTGTGGAATATCTGTTGCGGATCGAAGCGGCAGATCTTGCAGCATACAAGCATTTCCATACCGAAGTGCTGGGCACCCTGCCGCAGGTCAATGCGATCACATCGTATGTGGTGATGGGCTCACCCAAGGATGACCGGGCCTGA
- a CDS encoding sarcosine oxidase subunit beta family protein, with protein sequence MTRFSAFSLLKNAVTGNKDWTEQWPDSQPKKEYDVIIVGAGGHGLGAAYYLAKEHGITNVAVIDKGWLGGGNTGRNTTIIRSNYLYDESARLYDHALDLWEGLSQELNYNVMFSRRGVMMLAHNQHDIQSFQRHIHSNRLNGVDNKWLSAQEAKAFCPPLNISPDARYPVVGAALQMRAGTARHDAVAWGYARGAAARGVDIIQNCPVTAIRRGPDGAVIGVETARGFIGAKKVAVSAAGHTSVVMETAGVRMPLESYPLQALVSEPVKPIMPCVVMSNTVHAYISQSDKGELVIGSGTDQYTSYSQRGGLPLIEHTVAAICEVFPMFNRMRMLRKWGGIVDVTPDRSAILGKTPVQGLYVNCGWGTGGFKATPGAAHVLAWTVAKDEPHPINAPFTLDRFRTGRLIDEAAAAAVAH encoded by the coding sequence ATGACCCGATTCTCTGCTTTTTCGCTGCTCAAGAATGCCGTCACCGGCAACAAGGACTGGACCGAGCAATGGCCCGACAGTCAGCCGAAGAAGGAATATGACGTCATCATCGTCGGTGCTGGCGGGCACGGGTTGGGTGCGGCGTATTATCTGGCCAAGGAGCACGGCATCACCAATGTCGCGGTGATCGACAAGGGCTGGCTGGGCGGTGGCAACACTGGGCGCAACACCACGATCATCCGCTCGAACTACCTCTACGACGAAAGTGCGCGGCTTTATGACCATGCGCTGGATCTGTGGGAGGGGTTGAGCCAGGAGCTGAACTACAACGTTATGTTTTCACGTCGCGGCGTGATGATGCTGGCGCACAACCAGCATGATATTCAGTCGTTCCAGCGTCACATCCATTCCAATCGCCTGAACGGCGTCGACAACAAATGGCTGAGCGCGCAAGAGGCCAAGGCGTTCTGCCCGCCGCTCAATATTTCGCCCGACGCGCGGTATCCGGTTGTGGGGGCTGCCTTGCAGATGCGCGCCGGCACCGCGCGACATGATGCGGTGGCGTGGGGCTATGCCCGTGGCGCAGCGGCGCGCGGCGTCGACATCATTCAGAACTGCCCGGTGACGGCGATCCGGCGCGGCCCGGATGGCGCCGTGATCGGGGTCGAGACGGCGCGCGGTTTTATCGGGGCCAAAAAGGTCGCTGTGTCGGCGGCGGGGCACACCAGTGTTGTGATGGAAACTGCAGGGGTGCGGATGCCACTGGAAAGCTATCCATTGCAAGCGCTTGTTTCCGAGCCGGTTAAGCCGATCATGCCCTGTGTTGTGATGTCCAACACCGTGCACGCCTATATCAGCCAGTCCGACAAGGGTGAGTTGGTGATCGGTTCCGGCACGGACCAGTACACCAGTTATTCCCAGCGCGGCGGCCTGCCGCTGATCGAACACACCGTCGCTGCAATTTGCGAGGTGTTCCCGATGTTCAATCGCATGCGGATGCTGCGCAAATGGGGCGGCATCGTAGACGTAACGCCCGACCGATCGGCCATTCTGGGCAAGACGCCAGTGCAGGGGCTGTACGTCAACTGTGGTTGGGGCACGGGTGGGTTCAAGGCGACACCAGGGGCCGCGCATGTGCTGGCCTGGACCGTTGCCAAGGACGAACCGCACCCCATCAACGCGCCGTTCACGCTTGACCGGTTCCGCACCGGCCGTCTGATCGACGAAGCGGCCGCCGCCGCCGTCGCGCATTAA
- a CDS encoding acetyl-CoA carboxylase carboxyltransferase subunit alpha, with product MTHYLDFEKPLAEIEGKAEELRAMARANDEMDIEAEAAALDRKAADLLKDLYKKLTPWRKCQVARHPDRPHCRDYIDALFTEFTPLAGDRKFSDDDAVMGGLARFDDRPVVVLGHEKGNDTQSRIQRNFGMARPEGYRKAVRLMEMADRFDLPVITLVDTPGAYPGKGAEERGQSEAIARATEKCLQIGVPLVSVIIGEGGSGGAVAFATANRVAMLEHSVYSVISPEGCASILWKDAEKMREAAEALRMTAQDLHKLGVADRIISEPLGGAHRDPQVTIAAVKATLLSMLDELSGSKRKALVQDRRNKFLSMGSKGLAA from the coding sequence ATGACCCATTACCTCGACTTTGAGAAACCTCTGGCGGAAATCGAAGGCAAGGCCGAAGAGTTGCGTGCCATGGCGCGTGCCAACGACGAAATGGACATCGAAGCCGAAGCAGCCGCGCTTGACCGCAAGGCGGCGGATCTGCTCAAGGATCTATACAAGAAACTGACGCCCTGGCGCAAATGCCAGGTGGCGCGGCACCCTGACCGGCCACATTGCCGCGACTACATCGACGCATTGTTCACCGAATTCACTCCGCTGGCTGGCGACCGTAAATTTTCCGATGACGATGCCGTCATGGGCGGGCTTGCCCGGTTTGATGACCGCCCGGTTGTGGTGCTGGGCCATGAGAAGGGCAACGATACCCAAAGCCGGATTCAGCGCAACTTTGGCATGGCGCGCCCCGAAGGTTACCGCAAAGCGGTGCGTCTGATGGAGATGGCCGACCGGTTCGACCTGCCGGTGATCACGCTGGTCGACACCCCCGGTGCATATCCCGGCAAAGGTGCCGAAGAACGCGGCCAATCCGAGGCGATTGCCCGCGCCACCGAGAAATGCCTGCAAATTGGTGTTCCACTGGTGTCGGTGATCATCGGCGAAGGCGGGTCAGGCGGGGCTGTGGCCTTTGCCACGGCGAACCGCGTCGCGATGCTGGAACATTCGGTCTATTCGGTGATCTCGCCCGAGGGCTGCGCCTCGATCCTGTGGAAAGACGCTGAAAAGATGCGCGAAGCTGCCGAGGCGTTGCGGATGACGGCGCAGGATCTGCACAAGCTGGGTGTCGCGGACCGGATCATTTCAGAACCGCTGGGCGGCGCGCACCGCGATCCGCAAGTGACAATTGCTGCGGTCAAGGCAACATTGCTGTCGATGCTGGACGAGCTGTCCGGCAGCAAACGCAAGGCACTGGTGCAGGATCGCCGCAACAAGTTCCTTTCGATGGGCAGCAAGGGGCTGGCTGCCTGA
- a CDS encoding sulfotransferase family 2 domain-containing protein has translation MTQTPFYPVGQVRPLFYLHIPKTSGSAQNRRLQEFYHGAACVVHAESWFGAILAGQKPPMAADCVTGHIAWRSWQACGADQSYTSMTVLRDPWARLVSHLNWMDRFNQGVDLQTLERLPTRYRDVVTILGETDFADRAALEQMRAALQLGAGASLFDNLQLRMLAATITPNRVTLEDADHDAALETLRGFALIGFAEDQAALTAALADWLGREAPKPQPEAVNPARSHRLNTNNDIARQVLAPWFRRDTALIAAARNLPNAVRPAPRGWLSRLFQRL, from the coding sequence ATGACCCAGACGCCGTTTTACCCTGTCGGTCAGGTCAGGCCGCTGTTTTACCTGCATATTCCCAAGACATCCGGCTCGGCCCAGAACCGCCGTTTACAGGAATTTTACCACGGTGCGGCCTGCGTCGTGCATGCAGAAAGCTGGTTTGGCGCGATCCTCGCCGGACAAAAGCCGCCGATGGCCGCAGATTGCGTGACAGGGCATATCGCCTGGCGATCCTGGCAGGCATGCGGCGCCGATCAGAGCTATACTTCGATGACCGTCCTGCGCGATCCGTGGGCGCGACTGGTGTCGCATCTGAACTGGATGGACCGGTTCAACCAGGGCGTCGATCTACAGACATTGGAACGGTTGCCGACCCGCTATCGCGACGTGGTCACAATACTGGGCGAAACCGATTTTGCCGACCGTGCCGCATTGGAGCAGATGCGCGCGGCGTTGCAGCTTGGCGCCGGGGCATCGCTGTTTGACAATCTCCAGCTGCGGATGCTTGCCGCGACTATCACGCCAAACCGGGTGACGCTGGAAGACGCAGATCACGACGCCGCGCTTGAGACCCTGCGCGGCTTTGCCCTGATCGGCTTTGCCGAGGATCAGGCGGCGCTGACGGCGGCTTTGGCGGACTGGCTGGGACGCGAGGCACCAAAACCGCAACCAGAGGCGGTCAATCCGGCCCGATCCCACCGCCTGAACACCAACAACGACATTGCGCGGCAGGTTCTGGCGCCGTGGTTTCGGCGCGACACCGCATTGATCGCCGCCGCTCGAAACCTGCCCAACGCCGTGCGCCCAGCCCCGCGCGGTTGGCTGTCACGGCTCTTTCAGCGGCTCTAA
- a CDS encoding sarcosine oxidase subunit alpha yields MSKYRVPGRGRVDHGLPVKFTFDGKWIEGRRGDTVASALLANGQHLMGRSFKYHRPRGAVSAGSEEPNALIGTRRGKGQFEPNTRATVQEVWNGLKTNSQNTYPSLKFDVGAVNDFAYMLFSAGFYYKTFMWPKSFWDKVYEPFIRAAAGLGVSPTEEDPDHYASRYLHTDVLVIGAGPAGLAAARTAAESGLRVTLVDENAEVGGTLLSEPQAQIDGQGAWDWLAAELTGLEGLGVTVMTRTTAIGYYHQNMVGLCQKLTDHLKAPDASIPRERMWRVRAGQVILAQGALEKPLVFDGNDRPGVMLAGSAQTYLNRYGVRVGDRAVIVTCHDSAWYAAFDLAEAGTGIEAIVDTRDAPRADLLAEAQNRGITVLAGHTVTGTKGRLRVKSVRVNSVTGGKAGGGHTLRCDCLLMSGGWTPSLHLFSHTRGTLKWDADRQTFLPDHKAEDCQIAGAGRGLWGIEAALNDGAEMGANAVRELGRKPGRKASAHSYGVTDDRPGTGVSHVELPTDLNPGRAKAFVDFQNDVTAKDLRLAVKEGMRSIEHVKRYTTNGMATDQGKMSNINGLNIAADALGKPQPQVGLTTFRPPYTPTTFGAFAGYHKGDHFELTRKTAIDGWAADQGAAFEPVSLWRRAWYFPKSGETMQQAVSRECIATRKSLGIFDASTLGKIEVVGPDAVEFMNRMYTNPWTKLAPGRTRYGLLLGDDGFIRDDGVIGRLSDDRFHVTTTTGGAARVLNMMEDYLQTEWPDLNVWLTSTTEQWATIALNGPNARNLLAPLVEGLDLSDAAFPHMSIAECTVAGFPARLFRVSFTGELGFEVNVPARNGRALWERLMADGAQYDICPYGTETMHVLRAEKGFIIIGQDTDGTLTPYDIGAGWAVGKAKPDFVGKRALARPDLVAEGRKQLVGLLTDDSVTKLEEGAQIVLDADQPLPMKMVGHVTSAYNSDAAGRPIALAVIEGGQARMGETVYIPMPDRTITATVTAPVFYDPDNARLKL; encoded by the coding sequence ATGAGCAAGTATCGCGTGCCCGGGCGGGGTCGTGTGGATCACGGCCTGCCAGTCAAATTCACCTTTGACGGCAAATGGATCGAGGGACGGCGCGGGGATACCGTGGCGTCGGCACTGCTGGCGAATGGTCAGCACCTTATGGGCCGGTCGTTCAAATATCACCGCCCGCGCGGCGCAGTGTCGGCAGGGTCCGAGGAGCCGAACGCCCTGATCGGCACCCGCCGTGGCAAAGGCCAGTTCGAACCGAACACCCGCGCCACCGTGCAAGAGGTTTGGAACGGCCTGAAAACCAACAGCCAGAACACCTATCCCAGCCTGAAATTCGATGTCGGCGCGGTGAATGACTTTGCCTACATGCTGTTTTCGGCGGGGTTCTACTACAAGACGTTCATGTGGCCGAAATCCTTTTGGGACAAGGTGTACGAGCCCTTTATTCGCGCGGCGGCCGGTCTGGGTGTCAGCCCGACCGAAGAGGATCCCGACCACTACGCCTCGCGCTATCTGCACACAGATGTGCTGGTGATCGGTGCCGGTCCGGCGGGACTGGCGGCGGCACGTACGGCTGCTGAATCCGGCTTGCGCGTGACGCTGGTGGACGAAAACGCCGAAGTCGGGGGCACGCTGCTGTCTGAACCGCAGGCGCAGATCGACGGGCAAGGCGCGTGGGACTGGCTGGCGGCAGAACTGACGGGACTTGAGGGACTGGGCGTCACGGTGATGACCCGCACTACCGCCATCGGCTATTACCACCAGAACATGGTTGGCCTTTGTCAGAAACTGACCGACCATCTTAAGGCGCCGGATGCGAGCATTCCGCGCGAACGCATGTGGCGGGTGCGTGCCGGGCAGGTGATACTGGCCCAGGGCGCGCTGGAAAAGCCACTGGTATTTGACGGCAACGACCGCCCCGGCGTGATGCTGGCGGGATCGGCGCAGACGTATCTGAACCGCTACGGCGTGCGGGTGGGTGACCGGGCCGTGATCGTGACCTGCCACGACAGCGCTTGGTACGCGGCGTTTGATCTGGCAGAGGCTGGCACGGGGATCGAAGCGATTGTCGACACCCGTGATGCGCCGCGCGCCGATCTTCTGGCTGAGGCGCAAAATCGCGGTATCACCGTTTTGGCGGGCCATACGGTCACCGGAACCAAGGGACGGCTGCGGGTGAAATCCGTGCGGGTGAACAGCGTCACAGGTGGCAAGGCGGGCGGCGGGCACACTCTGCGTTGCGACTGCCTGTTGATGTCGGGCGGCTGGACGCCGTCGCTGCATCTCTTCAGCCACACGCGCGGCACGCTGAAATGGGATGCGGACCGTCAGACATTCCTGCCCGATCACAAGGCCGAGGACTGCCAGATTGCCGGCGCAGGCCGTGGCCTTTGGGGTATTGAGGCGGCGCTGAACGACGGCGCTGAAATGGGCGCCAATGCCGTGCGCGAATTGGGGCGCAAACCGGGGCGCAAAGCGAGCGCACACAGTTACGGCGTCACCGATGACCGCCCCGGCACAGGCGTGAGCCATGTCGAACTGCCAACCGACCTGAACCCCGGCCGCGCCAAGGCGTTTGTCGATTTCCAGAACGACGTCACCGCCAAGGACCTGCGTCTGGCGGTCAAGGAGGGCATGCGCTCGATCGAGCATGTCAAACGCTATACCACCAACGGGATGGCTACCGATCAGGGCAAGATGTCCAACATCAACGGTCTGAATATCGCCGCCGACGCGCTGGGCAAGCCGCAGCCGCAGGTCGGTCTGACCACCTTTCGCCCACCCTATACACCGACCACGTTTGGGGCCTTTGCGGGTTATCACAAAGGCGACCATTTCGAACTGACGCGCAAGACCGCCATCGACGGATGGGCGGCAGATCAGGGCGCGGCGTTCGAGCCGGTCAGCCTGTGGCGTCGGGCGTGGTATTTCCCCAAATCGGGTGAAACCATGCAGCAGGCAGTCAGCCGCGAGTGTATTGCGACGCGCAAGAGCCTTGGTATCTTTGACGCGTCGACCCTGGGCAAGATCGAGGTGGTTGGCCCCGACGCGGTTGAATTCATGAACCGAATGTACACCAACCCCTGGACCAAGCTGGCACCGGGCCGCACCCGCTATGGTCTGTTGCTGGGCGATGACGGGTTTATCCGCGACGATGGCGTGATCGGGCGCTTGTCGGACGACCGGTTTCACGTCACCACCACCACCGGCGGCGCAGCACGTGTGCTGAACATGATGGAGGATTACCTTCAGACGGAATGGCCGGATCTGAACGTCTGGCTGACCTCGACAACCGAGCAATGGGCGACCATCGCGCTGAACGGCCCGAATGCGCGCAATCTGCTGGCGCCGCTGGTCGAGGGGCTGGACCTGTCCGACGCCGCGTTCCCGCATATGTCGATTGCGGAATGCACTGTGGCCGGGTTTCCGGCGCGGTTGTTCCGGGTCAGTTTCACCGGCGAACTGGGGTTCGAGGTTAACGTGCCTGCCCGCAATGGTCGCGCGTTGTGGGAACGGCTGATGGCCGACGGCGCGCAATACGACATCTGCCCCTATGGGACCGAAACGATGCACGTGCTGCGGGCCGAAAAGGGATTCATCATCATCGGCCAGGACACCGATGGCACCCTGACGCCGTATGATATTGGAGCGGGCTGGGCCGTCGGCAAGGCCAAGCCGGACTTTGTCGGAAAACGTGCACTGGCCCGTCCGGATCTGGTGGCCGAGGGCCGCAAGCAGCTCGTTGGTCTGCTGACCGACGACAGCGTGACGAAGCTGGAAGAAGGTGCGCAAATCGTACTTGACGCCGATCAGCCCCTGCCGATGAAGATGGTGGGTCATGTCACCTCGGCGTACAACAGCGACGCGGCGGGTCGGCCCATCGCGTTGGCGGTGATCGAGGGTGGACAGGCCCGGATGGGCGAGACTGTGTATATCCCGATGCCTGACAGGACCATTACCGCGACCGTTACGGCACCGGTGTTCTACGATCCCGACAACGCCCGCCTTAAGCTTTGA
- a CDS encoding sarcosine oxidase subunit gamma: protein MTVQTQDMVPGVLAETSAAKLTLLPPVARFSLRARAMAVPALSGALGAELPARIGVRANVGDVEALCLGPDEWQILAPESAAPKLVQVFAVVYTTTPHSLTEISDRELTIRIDGPRAAELLTLGCPRDIDTIGAGQGRRTLFDGATVLIWRDGDQSFRMDIWRSFVPHVLSLLETGCRELTGD, encoded by the coding sequence ATGACCGTTCAGACCCAAGACATGGTTCCCGGCGTGCTGGCAGAGACTTCTGCGGCCAAGCTGACGCTGCTGCCGCCTGTGGCACGGTTTTCACTGCGCGCACGCGCGATGGCGGTGCCTGCGCTGTCGGGCGCTTTGGGGGCGGAGTTGCCCGCTCGCATTGGTGTTCGCGCAAATGTGGGGGATGTCGAGGCGCTGTGCCTTGGCCCGGATGAATGGCAGATCCTCGCCCCCGAATCTGCCGCCCCAAAGTTGGTGCAGGTCTTTGCCGTGGTTTATACCACAACGCCACACAGCCTGACCGAGATCAGCGACCGCGAATTGACGATCCGGATCGACGGCCCTCGGGCCGCTGAGCTTTTGACCCTGGGCTGTCCACGAGACATTGACACAATTGGCGCAGGGCAGGGGCGGCGGACACTCTTTGACGGGGCAACCGTGCTGATCTGGCGCGACGGTGATCAATCGTTCAGGATGGATATCTGGCGTTCATTTGTGCCGCATGTGCTGTCGCTGCTTGAAACGGGGTGTCGCGAACTGACGGGGGACTGA
- a CDS encoding LysE family translocator: MTPEIFAALTTFALVTVITPGPNNLMLMTSGANFGLRRSLPHMFGIGLGFPAMVLMVGMGVTRLFDLWPASYTVLKILSVAYMLYLAWKIAHAAAPKDAQAGGRPLSFLQAAAFQWVNPKAWSMALSAITLYAAGRDVFAVLWVAGAYVMCSILSTTSWTLLGQQMRSILHNPARLRVFNWVMAAVLVASLVPVLMQ; encoded by the coding sequence ATGACACCAGAGATATTTGCCGCACTGACCACCTTTGCCCTCGTGACCGTGATCACGCCAGGGCCCAATAATCTGATGCTGATGACATCCGGGGCCAATTTTGGTTTGCGCCGCAGCCTGCCGCATATGTTCGGCATCGGCCTGGGATTTCCGGCAATGGTCCTGATGGTGGGAATGGGTGTCACACGGCTATTTGACCTTTGGCCCGCCAGCTACACCGTTCTCAAGATACTGTCCGTCGCCTACATGTTATATCTGGCATGGAAGATCGCCCACGCCGCCGCGCCAAAAGACGCGCAGGCTGGTGGGCGACCGCTAAGCTTTTTGCAGGCCGCCGCGTTCCAATGGGTGAACCCAAAGGCCTGGTCGATGGCGCTGTCGGCCATCACTCTGTATGCTGCCGGTCGGGACGTTTTTGCTGTGCTCTGGGTGGCGGGGGCCTATGTGATGTGTTCAATACTATCGACAACATCCTGGACATTGCTGGGCCAACAGATGCGCAGCATCTTGCACAATCCAGCACGGTTGCGGGTCTTTAACTGGGTGATGGCGGCGGTGCTGGTGGCGTCGCTTGTCCCTGTCTTGATGCAGTGA